A single Rubrivivax gelatinosus IL144 DNA region contains:
- the tldD gene encoding metalloprotease TldD has product MITREPTLERLAIAQSSLLEPAGIGEAQLARALATIAEHRVDDADLYFQSTRHEGWSLEEGIVKGGSFSIDQGVGVRAVAGEKTAFAYSDDLSEAALLDAARTVRTIAAAGQNKRVKLARAPRIAASRALYAPMDPIATLDSTQKVALLERVEKLARAKDPRIVQVMAGLAAEYDVVFVARADGTRAADVRPLVRLSVTVIAEQDGRREVGTGGGGGRFGLGYFQDAVIEGYVRQAVDAALTNLESRPVPAGEMTVVLGPGWPGVLLHEAVGHGLEGDFNRKGSSAFSGRLGQRVAAPGVTVLDDGTLPDRRGSLNVDDEGVASKRNVLIEDGILVGYIQDSLNARLMGVKPTGNGRRESYAHLPMPRMTNTYMLAGDKPREEIVASMKRGLYATNFGGGQVDITSGKFVFSASEAFWVEKGKIQYPVKGATIIGSGPDALKRVSMIGNDLELDTGVGTCGKEGQSVPVGVGQPTLRIERLTVGGTA; this is encoded by the coding sequence ATGATCACCCGCGAACCCACCCTCGAACGCCTGGCGATCGCGCAGTCGTCGCTGCTCGAACCCGCCGGCATCGGCGAGGCGCAACTCGCGCGGGCGCTGGCGACGATCGCCGAGCACCGCGTCGACGACGCCGACCTGTACTTCCAGAGCACGCGCCACGAAGGCTGGAGCCTGGAGGAAGGCATCGTCAAGGGCGGCAGCTTCAGCATCGACCAGGGCGTCGGCGTGCGTGCCGTCGCCGGCGAGAAGACCGCCTTCGCCTACAGCGACGACCTGTCCGAAGCCGCGCTGCTGGACGCCGCGCGCACCGTGCGCACGATCGCCGCCGCCGGCCAGAACAAGCGCGTCAAGCTGGCGCGCGCGCCGCGCATCGCCGCCAGCCGCGCGCTGTACGCGCCGATGGACCCGATCGCGACGCTGGACAGCACGCAGAAGGTGGCGCTGCTCGAACGTGTCGAGAAGCTCGCCCGCGCCAAGGACCCGCGCATCGTCCAGGTGATGGCCGGGCTGGCCGCCGAATACGACGTCGTCTTCGTCGCGCGCGCCGACGGCACGCGGGCCGCCGACGTGCGGCCGCTGGTGCGGCTGTCGGTCACCGTGATCGCCGAGCAGGACGGCCGCCGCGAGGTCGGCACCGGCGGCGGCGGCGGGCGTTTCGGCCTCGGCTACTTCCAGGACGCGGTCATCGAAGGCTACGTGCGCCAGGCCGTCGACGCGGCGCTGACCAACCTCGAGAGCCGGCCGGTGCCGGCCGGCGAGATGACCGTCGTGCTCGGCCCCGGCTGGCCCGGCGTGCTGCTGCACGAGGCCGTCGGCCACGGGCTCGAAGGCGACTTCAACCGCAAGGGCTCCAGCGCCTTCTCCGGCCGCCTGGGCCAGCGTGTCGCCGCCCCGGGCGTCACCGTGCTCGACGACGGCACCCTGCCCGACCGCCGCGGCTCGCTGAACGTCGACGACGAAGGCGTGGCATCGAAGCGCAACGTGCTGATCGAGGACGGCATCCTCGTCGGCTACATCCAGGACAGCCTGAACGCGCGCCTGATGGGCGTGAAGCCCACCGGCAACGGCCGGCGCGAAAGCTACGCCCACCTGCCGATGCCGCGCATGACCAACACCTACATGCTCGCCGGCGACAAGCCGCGCGAGGAGATCGTCGCGTCGATGAAGCGCGGCCTCTACGCCACCAACTTCGGCGGCGGCCAGGTCGACATCACGAGCGGCAAGTTCGTGTTCTCGGCCAGCGAGGCCTTCTGGGTCGAGAAGGGCAAGATCCAGTACCCGGTCAAGGGCGCGACGATCATCGGCAGCGGCCCGGATGCGCTCAAGCGCGTCAGCATGATCGGCAACGACCTGGAGCTCGACACCGGCGTCGGCACCTGCGGCAAGGAAGGCCAGAGCGTGCCGGTGGGCGTCGGCCAGCCGACGCTGCGCATCGAGCGCCTGACCGTCGGAGGAACCGCCTGA
- the rsmI gene encoding 16S rRNA (cytidine(1402)-2'-O)-methyltransferase: protein MNITPSALLAAADAAAGGQQFPPGALYVVATPIGNLADITLRAVHVLARADAVACEDTRVGAQLLRHLGLDKPLVALHAHNEQGASATVLARLAAGESVAYVSDAGTPAVSDPGAVLVAQAAAAGHRVIPVPGASSAVTALSVAGDTVGAGFRFVGFLPSRGGERRDALAACLGERSTQVLFEAPHRIEALAAALAEGAPERRVTLCRELTKQFETVATMAAAELPGWLAADANRVRGEFVLVLHALPAVVAEGLAPSALQTLEVLLRELPLKQAVALAAEISGAPRNALYQEALARRG, encoded by the coding sequence TTGAACATCACGCCCTCCGCGCTGCTCGCCGCAGCCGATGCCGCCGCCGGCGGCCAGCAGTTCCCGCCCGGCGCACTCTACGTCGTCGCGACGCCGATCGGCAATCTCGCCGACATCACGCTGCGGGCGGTGCACGTGCTCGCCCGTGCCGACGCCGTCGCCTGCGAGGACACGCGCGTCGGCGCCCAGCTGCTGCGCCACCTGGGGCTGGACAAGCCGCTGGTCGCGCTGCACGCCCACAACGAACAAGGCGCCAGCGCGACGGTGCTGGCGCGGCTGGCGGCGGGCGAGTCGGTGGCCTACGTCAGCGACGCCGGCACGCCGGCGGTCAGCGACCCCGGCGCGGTGCTGGTGGCGCAGGCCGCGGCTGCCGGCCATCGGGTGATCCCGGTGCCCGGCGCGAGCAGCGCCGTCACCGCGCTCAGCGTAGCCGGCGACACCGTCGGCGCGGGCTTCCGTTTCGTCGGTTTCCTGCCTTCGCGCGGCGGCGAACGCCGCGACGCGCTCGCCGCCTGCCTGGGCGAGCGTTCGACGCAGGTGCTGTTTGAGGCCCCGCACCGCATCGAGGCGCTGGCTGCGGCGCTGGCCGAGGGCGCGCCCGAGCGCCGCGTGACGCTGTGCCGCGAGCTGACCAAGCAGTTCGAGACCGTGGCGACGATGGCCGCCGCCGAGCTACCAGGCTGGCTGGCCGCCGATGCGAACCGGGTGCGCGGGGAGTTCGTGCTGGTGCTGCACGCCCTGCCGGCCGTCGTGGCCGAAGGGCTGGCGCCGTCGGCGCTGCAGACGCTGGAGGTGTTGTTGCGCGAGCTGCCGTTGAAGCAGGCCGTCGCGCTGGCCGCCGAGATCAGCGGCGCGCCGCGCAACGCGCTGTACCAAGAGGCCTTGGCGCGGCGCGGCTGA
- a CDS encoding YraN family protein — MFKGASEQGTKALGDAAESRALAWLQARGLTLLERNYRVARGPHARGGEVDLILRDGDGTLVFVEVRSRRSRGFGGAAASIGASKRARIVYAAQHYLLRWRVLPPCRFDVVCIDDGRVEWLQAAFDAA, encoded by the coding sequence ATGTTCAAGGGCGCGTCGGAGCAGGGGACGAAGGCGCTCGGCGATGCCGCCGAGTCTCGGGCGCTGGCCTGGCTGCAAGCGCGCGGCCTGACGCTGCTGGAGCGCAATTATCGGGTCGCCCGCGGCCCGCACGCGCGCGGCGGCGAAGTCGATCTGATCCTGCGCGACGGCGACGGCACGCTGGTCTTCGTCGAGGTGCGTTCAAGGCGCAGCCGCGGCTTCGGCGGCGCCGCGGCCAGCATCGGCGCGAGCAAGCGCGCGCGCATCGTCTATGCGGCGCAGCACTACCTGCTGCGCTGGCGCGTGCTGCCGCCGTGCCGCTTCGATGTCGTCTGTATTGACGATGGGCGCGTTGAATGGCTTCAGGCGGCGTTCGATGCCGCTTGA
- a CDS encoding SIS domain-containing protein, producing the protein MLEQRIQQQFFDSADLKYQTAEALSRPIAEACGALVGAITSGGKLMIGGGGAASALALHFAQRLVAGYERERPPLPAMVLGADAEQLILALGHPGDVLFWIEPADGDGRMARAAIAAAHDKDMTVAGLSAGTGAAAAAVAAQLAETDVKVALPHARGGRALELQLLVLHCLCDAIDLQLMGEQEP; encoded by the coding sequence ATGCTCGAGCAGCGGATCCAGCAGCAATTCTTCGACAGCGCCGACCTGAAGTACCAGACCGCCGAGGCGCTGTCGCGCCCGATCGCCGAGGCCTGCGGCGCTCTGGTCGGGGCCATCACCTCCGGCGGCAAGCTGATGATCGGCGGCGGCGGCGCCGCTTCCGCGCTGGCGCTGCACTTCGCGCAGCGTCTGGTCGCCGGCTACGAACGTGAACGCCCGCCGCTGCCGGCGATGGTGCTGGGCGCCGACGCCGAACAGCTGATCCTCGCGCTGGGCCACCCCGGCGACGTGCTGTTCTGGATCGAGCCGGCCGACGGCGACGGCCGCATGGCGCGTGCGGCGATCGCCGCGGCGCACGACAAGGACATGACGGTGGCGGGCCTGAGCGCCGGCACCGGAGCGGCGGCCGCGGCCGTCGCGGCGCAGCTCGCCGAAACCGACGTCAAGGTCGCGCTCCCGCACGCCCGCGGTGGCCGCGCACTCGAGCTGCAACTGCTCGTGCTGCACTGCCTGTGCGACGCGATCGACCTCCAACTGATGGGAGAACAGGAACCGTGA
- a CDS encoding BON domain-containing protein: MRPLALALAAAAAATTLSACAPLIVGGAMVGGSMMVIDRRTSGAQVEDEGIELKAGNAVRELATLGHVSITSYNRQVLLTGEVPTEDDRQRVERAVRRVENVRSVANELAVAGNSSLSSRSNDLILTSKVKATFVDAKDLQAPAIKVVTERATVYLMGRVTEREATRASDLARSVSGVQRVVRVFEVISEAELANLQKATQPSEPASGNR; encoded by the coding sequence ATGCGCCCGCTGGCGCTGGCCCTGGCTGCGGCGGCTGCCGCGACGACGCTGTCGGCCTGCGCACCGCTGATCGTCGGCGGCGCGATGGTCGGCGGCAGCATGATGGTCATCGACCGCCGCACCTCGGGTGCGCAGGTCGAGGACGAAGGCATCGAGCTCAAGGCCGGCAACGCCGTGCGCGAGCTGGCGACGCTGGGCCACGTCAGCATCACCAGCTACAACCGCCAGGTGCTGCTGACCGGCGAGGTGCCGACCGAGGACGACCGCCAGCGTGTCGAGCGCGCCGTGCGCCGCGTCGAGAACGTGCGCAGCGTCGCCAACGAGCTGGCGGTGGCCGGCAACAGCTCGCTGAGCTCGCGTTCCAATGACCTCATCCTCACCAGCAAGGTGAAGGCGACCTTCGTCGACGCCAAGGACCTGCAGGCGCCGGCGATCAAGGTCGTCACCGAACGCGCGACGGTCTACCTGATGGGCCGCGTCACCGAACGCGAGGCGACGCGCGCCTCCGACCTGGCGCGCTCGGTCTCGGGCGTGCAGCGCGTCGTGCGCGTCTTCGAGGTGATCTCCGAAGCCGAGCTCGCCAACCTGCAGAAGGCCACCCAGCCTTCGGAGCCGGCCTCCGGCAACCGCTGA
- a CDS encoding NAD(P)-dependent oxidoreductase yields the protein MSKTYDPVPARSVAFIGLGVMGYPMAGHLARAGHRVTVYNRSAAKAQAWVAEYGGASQPTPAEAAAGAEFVFCCVGNDDDLRAVTLGETGAFAGMAPGAVFVDHTTASAEVARELQATAEGRGLQFVDAPVSGGQAGAVNGVLTVMCGGDEAAFESMKPVALAFARAVTRIGDSGAGQLAKMVNQIAIAGLVQGLAEAIAFGQHAGLDMPLVLDVIGKGAAQSWQMDNRGKTMVEGKFDFGFAVDWMRKDLGLVLDEARRNGARVPVTALVDQFYAEVQALGGQRWDTSSLIQRLR from the coding sequence ATGAGCAAGACCTACGACCCCGTTCCCGCCCGCTCCGTCGCCTTCATCGGCCTGGGCGTCATGGGCTACCCGATGGCCGGGCACCTCGCCCGCGCCGGCCACCGCGTCACCGTCTACAACCGCAGCGCCGCCAAGGCCCAGGCCTGGGTCGCCGAGTACGGCGGCGCCAGCCAGCCGACCCCGGCCGAAGCCGCGGCCGGCGCCGAGTTCGTCTTCTGCTGCGTCGGCAACGACGACGACCTGCGCGCCGTGACGCTGGGCGAGACCGGCGCCTTCGCCGGCATGGCGCCGGGCGCGGTCTTCGTCGACCACACGACGGCCTCGGCCGAAGTGGCTCGCGAACTACAGGCCACCGCCGAAGGGCGTGGCCTGCAGTTCGTCGACGCCCCGGTCTCCGGCGGCCAGGCCGGTGCCGTCAACGGCGTGCTGACCGTGATGTGCGGCGGCGACGAGGCCGCGTTCGAGTCCATGAAGCCGGTGGCGCTGGCCTTCGCACGCGCCGTCACGCGCATCGGCGACAGCGGTGCCGGCCAGCTGGCGAAGATGGTCAACCAGATCGCCATCGCCGGCCTGGTGCAGGGCCTGGCCGAAGCCATCGCCTTCGGCCAGCACGCCGGGCTGGACATGCCGCTGGTGCTCGACGTCATCGGCAAGGGCGCGGCGCAGAGCTGGCAGATGGACAACCGCGGCAAGACGATGGTCGAAGGCAAGTTCGACTTCGGCTTCGCCGTCGACTGGATGCGCAAGGACCTCGGCCTGGTGCTCGACGAGGCGCGCCGCAACGGCGCGCGCGTGCCGGTGACGGCGCTCGTCGACCAGTTCTACGCCGAGGTGCAGGCGCTGGGCGGACAGCGCTGGGACACGTCCAGCCTGATCCAGCGCCTGCGCTGA
- a CDS encoding PilT/PilU family type 4a pilus ATPase, giving the protein MERDQASKFVNDLLRLMITRSGSDLFLTADFPPAIKVDGKVTKVSPQPLTGQHTLQLARAVMNDKQAAEFERTKECNFAISPQGVGRFRVNAFMQQGQVGLVLRTIPQTLPTIDTLGLPGVLKDIAMTKRGLVIFVGATGSGKSTSLAAMVDWRNEHSYGHIITVEDPIEFVHPHKNCIVTQREVGVDTDGWEQALKNTLRQAPDVILMGEVRDRETMEHAVAFAETGHLCMATLHANSANQALDRIINFFPEERRGQLLMDLSLNLKALVSQRLMPRQEGRGRVAAVEIMLNTPLVSDMIFKGEIGEIKELMKRSRELGMQTFDQSLFDLYEANAITYEDALRNADSVNDLRLQIKLNSQRARSRDLSAGTENMRVI; this is encoded by the coding sequence ATGGAACGCGACCAGGCCTCGAAATTCGTCAACGATCTGCTGCGGCTGATGATCACGCGCAGCGGCTCGGACCTCTTTCTCACCGCCGACTTCCCGCCGGCGATCAAGGTCGACGGCAAGGTGACCAAGGTCTCGCCGCAGCCGCTGACCGGCCAGCACACGCTGCAGCTGGCGCGCGCGGTGATGAACGACAAGCAGGCCGCCGAGTTCGAGCGCACCAAGGAGTGCAACTTCGCGATCAGCCCGCAGGGCGTGGGGCGCTTCCGCGTCAACGCCTTCATGCAGCAGGGCCAGGTCGGCCTGGTGCTGCGCACGATCCCGCAGACGCTGCCGACGATCGACACGCTGGGCCTGCCGGGCGTGCTCAAGGACATCGCGATGACCAAGCGCGGCCTGGTCATCTTCGTCGGCGCCACCGGCTCGGGCAAGAGCACCTCGCTGGCGGCGATGGTCGACTGGCGCAACGAGCACTCCTACGGCCACATCATCACCGTCGAGGACCCGATCGAGTTCGTGCACCCGCACAAGAACTGCATCGTCACGCAGCGCGAGGTCGGCGTCGACACCGACGGCTGGGAGCAGGCGCTGAAGAACACGCTGCGCCAGGCGCCCGACGTGATCCTGATGGGCGAGGTCCGCGACCGCGAGACGATGGAGCACGCGGTGGCCTTCGCCGAGACCGGTCACCTGTGCATGGCCACGCTGCACGCCAACAGCGCCAACCAGGCGCTGGACCGCATCATCAACTTCTTCCCCGAGGAGCGCCGCGGCCAGCTGCTGATGGACCTGTCGCTGAACCTCAAGGCCCTGGTCAGCCAGCGCCTGATGCCGCGCCAGGAAGGCCGCGGGCGCGTCGCGGCCGTCGAGATCATGCTCAACACGCCGCTCGTGTCGGACATGATCTTCAAGGGCGAGATCGGCGAGATCAAGGAGCTGATGAAGCGCTCGCGCGAGCTCGGCATGCAGACCTTCGACCAGTCGCTGTTCGACCTCTACGAAGCCAACGCGATCACCTACGAGGACGCGCTGCGCAACGCCGACTCGGTCAACGACCTGCGCCTGCAGATCAAGCTCAACAGCCAGCGCGCGCGCAGCCGCGACCTCTCCGCCGGCACGGAGAACATGCGCGTCATCTAA
- a CDS encoding cyclic nucleotide-binding domain-containing protein: MSDAASWAQRAAQVGAQAFDADEGLRRLAALWAGGRRPFDEASMARLAPYLVFVRVAAGKRLIVQDEPGEFMVVVLEGTVVVEHQGATTTARLAEIRPGDVLGEMSLLDAGPRLSDCRSTEPCVLAVLETSKLLALMNADAQLALMLLAALARRLSLRLRQTSTRLSALLGDA; encoded by the coding sequence ATGAGCGACGCCGCTTCTTGGGCGCAGCGTGCGGCGCAGGTCGGGGCGCAGGCCTTCGACGCCGATGAAGGCCTGCGGCGGCTGGCAGCGCTGTGGGCGGGCGGGCGGCGGCCGTTCGACGAGGCGTCGATGGCGCGGCTGGCGCCTTACCTCGTCTTCGTGCGGGTCGCCGCCGGCAAGCGGCTGATCGTCCAGGACGAGCCGGGCGAGTTCATGGTCGTCGTGCTCGAGGGCACGGTGGTCGTCGAACACCAGGGCGCGACGACGACGGCGCGGCTGGCCGAGATCCGCCCGGGCGACGTGCTCGGCGAGATGTCGCTGCTCGACGCCGGGCCGCGGCTGTCGGACTGCCGCAGCACCGAGCCCTGCGTGCTCGCGGTGCTCGAGACGAGCAAGCTGCTGGCGCTGATGAACGCCGACGCACAACTCGCGCTGATGCTGCTGGCGGCGCTGGCCCGGCGGCTGTCGCTGCGGCTGCGGCAGACCAGCACGCGGCTGTCGGCGCTGCTCGGCGACGCCTGA
- a CDS encoding type IV pilus twitching motility protein PilT — MDITQLLAFSVKNKASDLHLSAGLPPMIRVHGDVRRINVEPLDHKMVHAMVYDIMNDAQRKHYEDTLECDFSFEIQGLARFRVNAFNQNRGAGAVFRTIPSKILTLEQLGTPKVFSELALKPRGLVLVTGPTGSGKSTTLAAMINHLNENEYGHVLTVEDPIEFVHESKKCLVNQREVGPHTLSFANALRSALREDPDAILVGEMRDLETIRLALTAAETGHLVFGTLHTSSAAKTIDRVVDVFPAAEKEMVRAMLSESLVAVISQTLCKLKDGSGRVAAHEIMIATSAIKNLIRENKIAQMYSAIQTGQSLGMQTLDQNLADLVRRNVITPAEARAKAKIPENFPG, encoded by the coding sequence ATGGACATCACCCAGCTGCTCGCATTTTCGGTCAAGAACAAGGCGTCCGACCTGCACCTGTCGGCCGGGCTGCCGCCGATGATCCGCGTGCACGGGGACGTGCGTCGCATCAATGTCGAACCGCTGGACCACAAGATGGTCCACGCGATGGTCTACGACATCATGAACGACGCCCAGCGCAAGCACTACGAGGACACGCTGGAGTGCGACTTCAGCTTCGAGATCCAGGGCCTCGCACGTTTCCGCGTCAACGCGTTCAACCAGAACCGCGGCGCCGGCGCGGTGTTCCGCACGATCCCGAGCAAGATCCTGACGCTGGAGCAGCTGGGCACGCCCAAGGTCTTCTCCGAGCTGGCGCTCAAGCCGCGCGGCCTGGTGCTCGTCACCGGCCCCACCGGCTCGGGCAAGAGCACTACGCTGGCGGCGATGATCAACCACCTCAACGAGAACGAGTACGGCCATGTGCTCACCGTCGAGGACCCGATCGAGTTCGTGCACGAGAGCAAGAAGTGCCTCGTCAACCAGCGCGAGGTCGGCCCGCACACGCTCTCCTTCGCCAACGCGCTGCGCTCGGCGCTGCGCGAGGACCCGGACGCGATCCTGGTCGGCGAAATGCGCGACCTGGAGACGATCCGCCTGGCGCTGACCGCCGCCGAAACCGGCCACCTGGTCTTCGGCACGCTGCACACCTCCAGCGCCGCCAAGACCATCGACCGCGTCGTCGACGTCTTCCCCGCGGCCGAGAAGGAGATGGTGCGCGCGATGCTGTCCGAGTCGCTGGTCGCCGTCATCTCGCAGACGCTGTGCAAGCTCAAGGACGGCTCGGGCCGCGTCGCCGCGCACGAGATCATGATCGCCACCTCGGCGATCAAGAACCTGATCCGCGAGAACAAGATCGCCCAGATGTACTCGGCCATCCAGACCGGCCAGAGCCTGGGCATGCAGACGCTGGACCAGAACCTCGCCGACCTGGTGCGCCGCAACGTCATCACGCCCGCCGAGGCGCGCGCGAAGGCGAAGATTCCTGAGAACTTCCCCGGGTGA
- a CDS encoding YggS family pyridoxal phosphate-dependent enzyme, with translation MGSISSNLQEVKRRIAAAANATGRDAESVTLLAVSKTFPAADVRAAHAAGQRAFGENYVQEALAKIAELVDLRPELEWHLIGPLQSNKTRPVAEAFDWVHSVDRLKIAQRLAEQRPAWLPPLQLCLQVNVSGEDSKSGCAPEDLPALARAVAALPAERVRLRGLMAIPEPSEDPAAQRLPLARLRTMLEALNAEGLALDTLSMGMSADLEAAVAEGATLVRIGTAIFGRR, from the coding sequence ATGGGCAGCATCTCAAGCAACCTGCAAGAAGTGAAGCGGCGTATCGCCGCGGCCGCGAATGCGACCGGCCGTGACGCGGAAAGCGTCACGCTGCTCGCCGTCTCCAAGACATTTCCCGCTGCCGATGTGCGCGCCGCGCACGCCGCGGGCCAGCGCGCCTTCGGCGAGAACTACGTGCAGGAGGCGCTGGCCAAGATCGCCGAACTCGTCGACCTGCGGCCCGAGCTCGAATGGCATCTGATCGGCCCGCTGCAGAGCAACAAGACGCGCCCGGTGGCCGAGGCCTTCGACTGGGTGCATTCGGTGGACCGGCTGAAGATCGCCCAGCGCCTGGCCGAGCAGCGCCCGGCCTGGCTGCCGCCGCTGCAGCTGTGCCTGCAGGTCAACGTCAGCGGCGAGGACTCCAAGAGCGGCTGCGCGCCCGAGGACCTGCCGGCGCTGGCGCGGGCCGTCGCCGCCTTGCCGGCCGAACGCGTGCGGCTGCGCGGGCTGATGGCCATCCCCGAGCCCAGCGAGGACCCGGCGGCGCAGCGCCTGCCGCTGGCGCGGCTGCGCACGATGCTCGAGGCGCTCAACGCCGAGGGGCTGGCGCTGGACACCTTGTCGATGGGCATGAGCGCCGACCTCGAGGCCGCCGTCGCCGAGGGCGCGACGCTGGTGCGCATCGGCACCGCGATCTTCGGCCGGCGCTGA
- a CDS encoding Lrp/AsnC ligand binding domain-containing protein, with protein sequence MEDATTEQGQRSGPRELDKIDRRILRVLQADGRISNLKLAEEVHLSPTAVLERVKRLTRDGYIVGYEARLDPSKLGAGLLVFVEILLDRTVHDVMDTFKAAVQVRPEILEAHLVAGGFDYLLKTRVADMAAYREFIGSVIWTLPGVRETRTYAVMEEVKNSTRIPV encoded by the coding sequence ATGGAAGACGCCACAACCGAGCAGGGTCAGCGCTCAGGCCCGCGCGAGCTGGACAAGATCGACCGCCGCATCCTGCGCGTGCTGCAGGCCGACGGACGCATCAGCAACCTCAAGCTGGCCGAGGAAGTGCACTTGTCGCCGACCGCGGTGCTCGAACGCGTCAAGCGCCTCACGCGCGACGGCTACATCGTCGGCTACGAAGCGCGGCTGGACCCGAGCAAGCTCGGTGCCGGGCTGCTGGTCTTCGTCGAGATCCTGCTCGACCGCACGGTGCACGACGTGATGGACACCTTCAAGGCTGCGGTGCAGGTGCGGCCCGAGATCCTCGAGGCCCACCTCGTGGCCGGCGGCTTCGACTACCTGCTGAAGACGCGGGTCGCCGACATGGCGGCCTACCGCGAGTTCATCGGCAGCGTCATCTGGACCCTGCCCGGCGTGCGCGAGACGCGCACCTACGCGGTGATGGAAGAAGTGAAGAACAGCACCCGCATCCCGGTCTGA